A genomic region of Parambassis ranga chromosome 7, fParRan2.1, whole genome shotgun sequence contains the following coding sequences:
- the ptpdc1b gene encoding protein tyrosine phosphatase domain-containing protein 1 — protein MDFHIKTAGGSLMEYIRAPRSKYTLVGEAVRYVIPEHMQCSMGCGGPACKYDNPSYWSEENQAIKGLYSSWVTDHLLAMSRPSTEIIEKYNIIDQFTRNGIKTVINLQIPGEHASCGNPLEPESGFSYHPEVFMENNIYFYNYGWTDYGVANLTTVLDMVKVMAFALQEGKIAVHCHAGLGRTGVLIACFLAYATRMTANQAILYVRAKRPNSIQTRGQLRCVREFVQFLAPLRSVFSCAEPRFNPVTLTQFLNRQRHVLHGPERKKLRHLPKLIQLVCRLLVDIAENRQVIEEDILEAPDLQDLEMTLSIIESNPELLTKEPRLPGTPTLPRHFNEPPIFYHRKSLSYSETDLRRLGSQLNLLTQPLTSSQSNVEMSVSPPKATNPAAKVWNSNMSDMSHGSTGSLWQVKNAEHQKDGTLVLKKAKKEPIQRSGSVGNNEPTKKGSMLSRWKAELREELAMNGLKTTHKEDEHSEKSEVPFITLQSELSLESKRLLVAQALAVDLFLDGEQEHKSKVLSWQSELNQGGAWERLCMERDPFILTGLMWTWLEQLKEPVISTQDAKDLNPDNTDAETVLNTLEQAPKETLTCILECMANMLLIPEEVENAFLYRTVKAFTRININTEDGNKVYESMTAVLRSVLEDMRLKYMLIESTSPFL, from the exons ATGGATTTCCATATAAAGACAGCGGGTGGATCTCTAATGGAATACA TCAGAGCCCCCAGATCAAAATACacactagttggtgaagctgtACGCTATGTCATCCCTGAGCATATGCAATGTTCAATGGGCTGTGGAGGTCCAGCCTGCAAGTATGACAACCCAAGTTACTGGAGTGAAGAAAACCAGGCAATCAAAGGGCTCTACTCATCCTG GGTTACTGATCATCTTCTTGCCATGTCCAGACCTTCCACAGAAATCATTGAGAAGTATAACATTATTGATCAGTTCACAAG GAATGGCATTAAAACAGTGATCAACCTACAGATTCCTGGTGAACATGCCAGCTGTGGAAATCCACTGGAGCCAGAGAGTGGCTTTTCATACCACCCTGAGGTCTTCATGGAAAACAACA TTTATTTCTACAACTATGGCTGGACTGACTATGGAGTGGCCAATCTCACTACAGTACTGGACATGGTGAAGGTTATGGCCTTTGCTCTGCAGGAGGGGAAGATAGCAGTTCACTGTCATGCTGGTCTCGGCAGAACAG GTGTGCTAATAGCATGTTTCTTGGCCTATGCTACCAGAATGACTGCAAACCAGGCTATTTTATATGTACGTGCCAAACGCCCCAATTCCATCCAGACCCGTGGTCAGCTGCGTTGTGTCAGAGAGTTTGTTCAGTTTCTTGCTCCTTTACGGAGTGTGTTTTCCTGTGCTGAGCCGCGATTCAACCCAGTCACCCTGACTCAGTTCCTGAACCGTCAGAGACACGTGCTGCACGGCcctgagaggaagaagctgaggCACCTTCCAAAGCTCATCCAGCTGGTATGTAGGCTGCTGGTGGACATTGCAGAGAACAGACAAGTGATTGAAGAGGATATTTTGGAGGCTCCTGATTTACAGGACTTAGAAATGACTCTCAGCATCATTGAGTCAAACCCAGAGTTACTTACAAAAGAGCCTCGCTTACCAGGTACGCCCACCTTACCCAGACACTTCAATGAGCCACCCATCTTCTACCACCGCAAAAGTCTCAGCTACAGTGAGACTGACTTGCGACGGTTGGGCTCACAACTAAACCTCCTCACACaacctctgacctcatcacaGAGTAATGTCGAAATGTCAGTTTCTCCACCTAAAGCAACTAACCCTGCAGCTAAAGTTTGGAACAGCAACATGTCTGATATGTCTCATGGCTCAACGGGCTCACTTTGGCAAGTCAAGAATGCAGAACACCAAAAAGATGGAACCCTTGTGCTAAAGAAAGCGAAGAAGGAACCAATCCAACGAAGTGGTTCTGTGGGAAACAACGAACCTACTAAAAAGGGCAGCATGCTGTCCAGGTGGAAGGCAGAGCTGAGAGAGGAGCTAGCAATGAATGGGTTAAAGACTACACACAAGGAAGACGAGCATTCAGAAAAATCAGAGGTGCCCTTCATCACCTTGCAGTCGGAGTTGTCATTGGAGAGCAAGAGGCTGCTAGTGGCACAGGCCCTCGCAGTGGACCTGTTTCTTGATGGAGAACAGGAGCACAAGAGCAAAGTTTTGTCCTGGCAG TCTGAGCTGAACCAGGGCGGTGCATGGGAAAGGCTGTGTATGGAACGGGACCCGTTCATCCTCACTGGACTCATGTGGACATGGCTGGAGCAGCTCAAAGAGCCAGTCATCTCCACCCAGGACGCCAAAGACCTGAACCCTGACAACACTGATGCTGAAACCGTCCTCAACACACTCGAACAG GCCCCTAAAGAAACATTAACATGCATACTAGAATGCATGGCTAACATGCTGTTAATACCAGAGGAGGTGGAAAATGCATTCCTGTATCGTACTGTTAAGGCTTTCACCCGG aTCAATATTAATACAGAAGATGGGAACAAAGTGTATGAGTCCATGACTGCGGTTTTAAGGAGCGTCCTTGAGGACATGAGATTGAAATATATGCTAATAGAATCCACATCTCCATTTctttaa
- the wnt7ab gene encoding protein Wnt-7a encodes MSRRTRRWILRVLLCLGILYLKIGGFSSVVALGASIICNKIPGLAPRQRIICQSRPDAIIVIGEGAQMGINECQFQFRNGRWNCSALGERTVFGKELKVGSKEAAFTYAIIAAGVAHAITAACTQGNLSDCSCDKEKQGFYSKDQGWKWGGCSADISYGLGFSKVFIDAREVKQNARTLMNLHNNEVGRKILEKNMRLECKCHGVSGSCTTKTCWTTLPKFRELGYILKEKYAHAVHVEPVKASRNKRPKFLKIKKPYSYRKPMDTDLVYIDKSPNYCEADPVTGSLGTHGRVCNKTMMQHISGCDLMCCGRGYNTHQYSRVWQCNCKFLWCCYVKCNTCSERTEVYTCK; translated from the exons ATGAGTCGGAGAACGCGACGCTGGATTTTAAGAGTTTTACTTTGTTTAGGAATTCTTTACTTGAAAATAGG TGGCTTCTCGTCGGTGGTGGCCCTAGGTGCGAGTATAATCTGTAACAAGATCCCTGGTTTGGCCCCCAGACAACGGATTATCTGCCAGAGTCGCCCCGATGCCATTATCGTCATCGGAGAGGGAGCCCAAATGGGCATCAACGAGTGTCAGTTTCAGTTCAGAAACGGGCGCTGGAACTGCTCTGCGCTTGGAGAGAGGACTGTCTTCGGAAAAGAGTTGAAAGTGG GCAGTAAAGAGGCTGCGTTCACCTACGCCATCATCGCCGCAGGAGTGGCCCACGCCATCACAGCAGCCTGCACACAGGGTAACCTGAGCgactgcagctgtgacaaagAGAAGCAGGGTTTCTACAGCAAAGACCAAGGATGGAAGTGGGGAGGCTGCTCTGCAGACATCAGCTACGGCTTGGGTTTCTCCAAAGTATTTATTGACGCTCGGGAAGTGAAGCAGAATGCAAGGACGCTGATGAACCTCCACAATAACGAGGTTGGACGCAAG aTCCTGGAGAAGAACATGCGACTGGAATGCAAGTGTCATGGTGTCTCAGGCTCCTGCACCACCAAAACCTGCTGGACTACACTTCCCAAGTTTCGCGAGCTTGGCTACATTCTCAAGGAGAAATATGCCCATGCCGTGCACGTGGAACCGGTCAAAGCCAGCCGCAACAAGCGCCCAAAATTCCTCAAGATCAAGAAGCCTTACTCTTACCGGAAGCCCATGGATACAGACCTGGTGTACATTGACAAGTCACCTAATTACTGCGAGGCGGATCCTGTGACAGGGAGCTTAGGAACGCATGGGAGGGTGTGCAACAAGACTATGATGCAGCACATTAGCGGCTGTGACTTGATGTGTTGCGGGCGGGGATACAACACACACCAGTACTCCCGCGTGTGGCAGTGCAACTGCAAGTTCCTATGGTGCTGCTACGTTAAATGCAACACCTGCAGTGAGAGGACAGAGGTGTACACATGCAAATGA
- the fbxw12 gene encoding F-box/WD repeat-containing protein 12 codes for MDSDHPHLIDDCLIHIFTFLNEDGLISASCVCKDWHEAAETPWLWRRMCLQRWSFCNLAVLGGEEVNQSWKKYFLRRSYLEMKMTKGRSGGYTCKSLRGHTGSVVGLVYLQSKSNQCPDLWNSCATVCSASSDGTVRAWNIQNGELLWCSPVQSPLTGIISDEQHEVVITADSTGIIKAWQGQTGQEVASFSTGSPHCTLLQYNLNNTWFLAVGTNQGSVCTLADVTLTKKASVTVCDIFRVNTLLISPNKKWIVAGTKDNDDLSPKVIYTESLTSSSDDEDPLCQSVPVTGCQAAVFIPTQPARLAVVHHNGQRNDKALSVFDISIKKTRYKSEIQVQQVESFPLSLNTWSSAVLLEAKDSNCIVLAAGEQLWVYSLKGALLASFKDHIMPISSICVDSFRVVTASQDLSLRVLTWQNDRDQGLTLESRYHFLGGSHTVSRGFTHVACDFSSIVASVAGKDGKDVLKAYSFTS; via the exons ATGGATTCTGATCACCCACACCTGATCGATGACTGCCTCATTCATATTTTTACTTTTCTGAATGAGGATGGCTTGATCAGTGCGTCATGTGTGTGTAAG GATTGGCATGAAGCTGCGGAGACGCCTTGGTTGTGGAG GAGGATGTGTCTGCAGCGCTGGAGCTTCTGTAACCTCGCTGTTTTGGGAGGTGAAGAGGTGAATCAATCGTGGAAGAAATACTTCCTGCGACGATCCTACTTGGAGATGAAGATGACGAAAGGTCGGTCAGGAGGTTACACCTGCAAAAGCCTCAGAGGGCACACAG GCAGCGTGGTGGGGTTGGTTTACTTGCAGAGTAAATCAAACCAATGTCCAGACCTTTGGAACAGCTGTGCCACAGTCTGCAGTGCTTCCTCTGATGGAACAGTCCGTGCATGGAACATCCAGAAT GGTGAGCTCCTGTGGTGCAGTCCTGTGCAGAGTCCTCTGACAGGGATCATAAGTGATGAACAGCATGAAGTTGTGATCACAGCAGACTCTACTGGCATCATTAAGGCCTGGCAGGGTCAGACTGGTCAGGAGGTGGCCTCCTTTTCCACTGGATCTCCACACTGCACATTACTGCAGTACAATCTGAACAACACGTGGTTTCTGGCT GTTGGAACTAACCAGGGATCTGTGTGCACGCTAGCAGATGTTACTTTGACTAAAAAGGCCAGCGTAACTGTGTGCGACATCTTTAGAGTCAACACACTCCTGATTTCACCTAACAAGAAATGGATCGTAGCTGGAACCAAGGACAATGATGATTTAAGTCCAAAG GTGATTTACACTGAGAGTTTGACCTCTTCGTCTGATGATGAGGATCCTCTGTGCCAGTCTGTGCCAGTCACTGGGTGCCAGGCCGCTGTCTTCATCCCTACTCAGCCTGCCAGACTGGCCGTCGTCCATCACAATGGGCAAAGAAACGACAAAGCCCTCAGTGTCTTCGATATCAGTATTAAAAAGACAAGGTACAAGTCAGAGATACAAG TCCAGCAGGTGGAGTCCTTCCCCTTGTCTCTGAACACCTGGTCCTCAGCTGTCCTTCTAGAGGCCAAAGACAGCAACTGCATCGTGCTGGCAGCGGGTGAACAGCTATGGGTCTACTCACTGAAAGGAGCCCTGCTTGCTAGCTTTAAAGATCATATTATGCCCATCTCTTCTATTTGTGTG GACAGCTTCCGTGTGGTGACAGCATCTCAGGACCTTTCCTTACGGGTGCTGACCTGGCAAAATGACAGAGACCAGGGGTTGACCCTGGAGAGCCGATACCACTTTCTGGGAGGCTCGCACACAGTGTCCAG AGGGTTCACTCATGTCGCCTGTGACTTCTCGAGCATCGTGGCCTCAGTAGCAGGGAAAGACGGAAAGGACGTATTGAAAGCGTATTCTTTCACCTCCTGA